One window of Ralstonia pickettii DTP0602 genomic DNA carries:
- a CDS encoding MFS transporter → MKSWLRLLGIGLASGLCLAATPALADNYPSKPIRLIVPFPASGATDLLARAIAQKVGANMGQQIVVDNRPGAGGAIGSDMAAKAAPDGYTLLIATTSTHSIGPYINTRLPYNTETDFTPVGQVAIATNVLVVPNSLPVKNVRELVDYAKKHPGELNYASSGNGTVVHLTAEAFKAQAGVFITHIPYRGTALAVPDLISGKVQVLFDSIVSGLPHVKDGKLKALAVTSAKRSPLAPEIPTASESGLPGFESDTWFGIYGPKGLPPDIVIRLNAEFNKAIQSPEVKERLGKLGAEPVGGTPAQFAAMVKKDSARWGKLIKDRKITAE, encoded by the coding sequence ATGAAATCCTGGCTGCGCCTTCTCGGCATCGGCCTCGCCTCCGGCCTGTGCCTGGCCGCCACGCCCGCACTGGCCGACAACTATCCCAGCAAGCCCATCCGCCTGATCGTGCCCTTCCCGGCCAGCGGTGCCACCGACTTGCTGGCGCGCGCGATCGCGCAGAAGGTCGGCGCCAACATGGGCCAGCAAATCGTGGTCGACAACCGGCCCGGGGCGGGCGGCGCGATCGGCTCCGACATGGCCGCCAAGGCCGCGCCCGACGGCTATACGCTGCTGATCGCCACCACCAGCACGCATTCGATCGGCCCGTATATCAATACCCGCCTGCCCTACAACACCGAGACTGATTTCACGCCGGTCGGTCAGGTGGCGATCGCCACCAACGTACTGGTGGTGCCGAACAGCCTGCCGGTGAAGAACGTGCGCGAGCTGGTCGACTACGCCAAGAAGCATCCCGGCGAACTGAACTACGCCTCCAGTGGCAACGGCACCGTGGTGCACCTGACCGCCGAAGCGTTCAAGGCGCAGGCCGGCGTGTTCATCACCCACATCCCCTACCGCGGCACCGCGCTGGCCGTGCCCGACCTGATCTCGGGCAAGGTGCAGGTGCTGTTCGACAGCATCGTGTCGGGCCTGCCGCATGTGAAGGACGGCAAGCTCAAGGCGCTGGCGGTGACCAGCGCCAAGCGCTCGCCGCTGGCGCCGGAGATTCCCACCGCCAGCGAATCGGGCCTGCCCGGCTTCGAATCCGATACCTGGTTCGGCATCTATGGCCCCAAGGGCCTGCCGCCCGATATCGTCATCCGCCTGAACGCCGAGTTCAACAAGGCGATCCAGTCGCCCGAGGTGAAGGAACGCCTGGGCAAGCTGGGCGCCGAACCGGTCGGCGGCACGCCGGCGCAGTTCGCCGCCATGGTGAAGAAGGACAGCGCCCGCTGGGGCAAGCTGATCAAGGATCGCAAGATCACGGCAGAATAA
- a CDS encoding gamma-glutamyltransferase (K00681: ggt; gamma-glutamyltranspeptidase [EC:2.3.2.2]), with amino-acid sequence MQNFNWTNPYPSVRIPLFARNVVSTSHPLAAQAGLRMLLKGGNAVDAAIAAAAAITIVEPVSCGLGSDAFAILWDGKELHGLNSSGVAPAAWNPEYFKNKYGTDANGLANRPIRGWDSVTVPGVIAGWAALHERFGKLPFADLMEPAIEIAERGYAVPPVVAHKWAAAVPELKDQPGYAETFMPSGRAPLVGEKFTMKAAAETLRKVGETRGRAYYEGEIAEKIAAFSKQCGGAMTLDDLRNYRPDWVKPISKSYRGYELHEIPPNGQGIAALIALGILDQFDMASIPVDSVDSQHLQIEAMKLAFADLYRYVADPRSMEVTPEAMLDDAYLKSRAKLIDMQRATHFNFGMPKVGGTIYLTAADENGMMISFIQSNYMGFGSGVVVPGTGISLQNRGVGFSMDPKSANVVAGGKRPFHTIIPAFLTKGGQPVMSFGVMGGDMQPQGHLQTVVRMLDYNQQPQAACCAPRWKVNRDFTLDVESTMDAATVEGLKARGHQLKSVDDPYMDFGSGQFIWRLSEDAEHGYVAASDSRRDGQAVGF; translated from the coding sequence ATGCAGAACTTCAACTGGACCAACCCCTACCCCTCCGTGCGCATCCCGCTGTTTGCGCGCAACGTGGTGTCCACCTCGCACCCGCTGGCCGCGCAGGCCGGCCTGCGCATGCTGCTCAAGGGCGGCAATGCCGTCGATGCCGCCATCGCCGCGGCGGCCGCGATCACCATCGTCGAGCCGGTGTCTTGCGGCCTGGGCAGCGACGCCTTCGCCATCCTGTGGGACGGCAAGGAACTGCACGGCCTGAACTCGTCCGGCGTGGCGCCGGCCGCGTGGAACCCGGAGTATTTCAAGAACAAGTACGGCACCGACGCCAACGGCCTCGCCAACCGCCCGATCCGCGGCTGGGATTCGGTGACCGTGCCCGGCGTGATCGCCGGCTGGGCCGCGCTGCACGAGCGCTTTGGCAAGCTGCCGTTCGCCGACCTGATGGAGCCGGCGATCGAGATCGCCGAGCGCGGCTATGCCGTGCCGCCGGTGGTGGCGCACAAGTGGGCTGCCGCGGTGCCTGAGCTGAAGGACCAGCCGGGCTATGCCGAGACCTTCATGCCCAGCGGCCGCGCGCCACTGGTCGGCGAAAAGTTCACCATGAAGGCTGCCGCCGAGACGCTGCGCAAGGTCGGCGAAACACGCGGCCGAGCCTACTACGAAGGCGAGATCGCCGAGAAGATCGCGGCGTTCAGCAAGCAATGCGGCGGCGCCATGACGCTGGACGACCTGCGCAACTACCGCCCGGACTGGGTCAAGCCGATCAGCAAGTCCTACCGCGGCTACGAACTGCACGAGATCCCGCCCAACGGCCAGGGCATTGCCGCGCTGATCGCGCTGGGCATCCTCGACCAGTTCGACATGGCGTCAATCCCGGTGGATTCGGTCGATTCGCAGCACCTGCAGATCGAGGCGATGAAGCTGGCCTTTGCCGACCTCTACCGCTACGTGGCCGATCCGCGCAGCATGGAGGTCACGCCGGAGGCAATGCTCGATGACGCGTACCTGAAGTCGCGCGCGAAGCTGATCGACATGCAGCGCGCCACGCATTTCAACTTCGGCATGCCCAAGGTGGGCGGCACCATCTACCTGACCGCCGCCGACGAGAATGGCATGATGATCTCGTTCATCCAGTCGAACTACATGGGCTTCGGTTCGGGCGTGGTGGTGCCGGGCACCGGCATCAGCCTGCAGAACCGCGGCGTGGGCTTCTCGATGGACCCCAAGTCGGCCAACGTGGTGGCCGGCGGCAAGCGCCCGTTCCACACCATCATCCCGGCCTTCCTGACCAAGGGCGGCCAGCCGGTGATGAGCTTCGGCGTGATGGGCGGCGACATGCAGCCGCAGGGCCACCTGCAGACCGTGGTGCGCATGCTGGATTACAACCAGCAACCGCAGGCCGCGTGCTGCGCGCCGCGCTGGAAGGTCAACCGCGACTTCACGCTGGACGTGGAGAGCACGATGGACGCGGCGACGGTCGAGGGGCTGAAGGCGCGCGGGCACCAGCTCAAGTCGGTGGATGATCCGTATATGGATTTTGGCTCGGGGCAGTTCATCTGGCGCCTGTCGGAGGATGCCGAGCATGGTTACGTCGCCGCCAGCGACAGCCGGCGTGATGGGCAGGCGGTGGGATTCTGA
- a CDS encoding isomerase (K06998: K06998) codes for MTTYAFRLLNVFAESTFGGNPLCVFEDARGLDDATMQALALQFNLSETTFILPSDNASAHVRIFTPGYEMRFAGHPTLGTAHVVRELAGTGDALTLEFLAGVVPVTAQGDVWTFTAPHSGQPRTAPAGLPDAEMASLLGLEERDLLVSPMWVDTGADQLLVAVRSTEAVRRARPDSSRLEIWPQSSLGRKTAYVFAFDPEQPGRVLSRYFFTKQGGGVAEDPGTGSACANLGGWLLATGHALPADYAIDQGEAVDRPCRLRLAVNADGAIRVGGRVIEIGRGTVTL; via the coding sequence ATGACCACCTACGCCTTCCGCCTGCTCAACGTCTTTGCCGAATCCACCTTCGGCGGCAATCCCCTGTGCGTGTTCGAGGACGCGCGCGGCCTGGACGATGCCACCATGCAGGCGCTTGCGCTGCAGTTCAACCTGTCGGAGACCACCTTCATCCTGCCGTCCGACAACGCCAGCGCCCATGTGCGCATCTTCACCCCCGGCTACGAGATGCGCTTCGCCGGCCATCCCACGCTGGGCACCGCGCACGTGGTACGCGAACTGGCCGGCACCGGCGACGCACTGACGCTGGAATTCCTCGCAGGCGTCGTGCCGGTCACCGCGCAGGGGGATGTCTGGACCTTCACCGCCCCGCACAGCGGCCAGCCCAGGACCGCACCGGCCGGCCTGCCCGACGCCGAAATGGCAAGCCTGCTCGGCCTGGAAGAACGCGACCTGCTGGTGTCGCCGATGTGGGTCGACACCGGCGCCGACCAGTTGCTGGTCGCCGTGCGCAGCACCGAGGCCGTGCGCCGTGCCAGGCCGGACAGTTCGCGCCTGGAGATCTGGCCGCAGAGCAGCCTGGGCCGCAAGACCGCCTATGTCTTTGCCTTCGATCCGGAGCAACCGGGCCGGGTGCTGTCGCGCTACTTCTTCACCAAGCAAGGCGGCGGCGTGGCCGAGGATCCGGGCACCGGCTCGGCCTGCGCCAACCTCGGCGGCTGGCTGCTGGCCACCGGCCACGCACTGCCGGCGGATTACGCGATCGACCAGGGCGAGGCCGTGGACCGCCCCTGCCGGCTGCGGCTGGCGGTCAATGCGGACGGCGCGATCCGCGTCGGCGGCCGCGTGATCGAGATCGGCCGCGGTACCGTCACCCTGTAA
- a CDS encoding pyridoxamine 5'-phosphate oxidase (K07006: K07006): MTSHAITTLADLEALYAQPAAPSLAKEVDHLHPHYRAFIEAAPFCLLSTVGEQWAECSPRGDAPGFVQVLDERTLLLPDRRGNNRIDSLRNIVADPRVGLLFVIPGVNETIRVNGTAQISVDPALIARCVVDGKTPTTVLVVTVQSVFFQCARALIRSRLWAADAQVARRTLPSNGEILATLSGNAIDGAAYDRDLPERQRTTLY, encoded by the coding sequence ATGACCTCGCACGCCATCACCACCCTGGCCGACCTGGAAGCGCTCTATGCGCAGCCCGCCGCCCCATCGCTGGCCAAGGAAGTCGACCACCTGCACCCGCACTACCGCGCCTTTATCGAGGCAGCCCCGTTCTGCCTGCTGTCGACCGTGGGCGAGCAATGGGCCGAATGCTCGCCGCGCGGCGACGCGCCGGGCTTCGTGCAGGTGCTGGATGAGCGCACGCTGCTGCTGCCGGACCGGCGCGGCAACAACCGCATTGACAGCCTGCGCAATATCGTCGCCGATCCGCGCGTGGGGCTGCTGTTCGTGATCCCGGGCGTCAACGAGACCATCCGCGTCAACGGCACCGCGCAGATCAGCGTCGATCCCGCGCTGATCGCGCGTTGCGTGGTCGACGGCAAGACGCCGACCACGGTGCTGGTGGTGACGGTGCAGTCGGTGTTCTTCCAGTGCGCCCGCGCGCTGATCCGCTCGCGCCTGTGGGCCGCCGATGCGCAGGTCGCGCGCCGGACGCTGCCGAGCAACGGCGAGATCCTGGCCACGCTGAGCGGGAACGCCATCGACGGCGCCGCCTACGACCGCGACCTGCCCGAACGGCAGCGCACGACCCTCTACTAG
- a CDS encoding carnitine dehydratase, producing the protein MTTHPDAASTPPEPSDVVAALWRDAGLPAEALAHLNLDGAEPVLPSSFAVGTAAQASLAASALAAAALWHSRTGRWQQVSVDMRHAITEFRSERYLRVDGGPAPELWDKIAGTYRCGDGRWVRLHTNFPHHRDGVLRLLGCANDKAAVQAALEKWEAEAFETAASDAGMVVAAMRSFDEWDCHAQAAALRGMPPVTLERIGDAPPQPLPAPASPDAQPLSGVRVLDFTRIIAGPVAGRTLAAHGADVLLVTAAHLPSIPPLVIDTGRGKRSCQLDLRDPDDKRLLHKLLHGADVMVQGYRPGALAELGAGPEAAARAHPGIVYVSLSAYGHVGPWAHKRGFDSLVQTATGFNHAEAEVAGSDMPRPLPAQVLDHAAGYLLAFGAMAALHRRAIEGGSWHVRVSLAQVGQWLRGLGRVADGLKAPEQKIDDIADLLEAVLSGFGMLTTVRHAARLSETPARWTLPSEPLGTHAPEWLPRA; encoded by the coding sequence ATGACCACCCATCCTGATGCGGCATCCACGCCGCCCGAGCCCTCCGATGTTGTCGCCGCGCTGTGGCGCGACGCCGGCCTGCCGGCAGAGGCGCTGGCTCACCTGAACCTGGACGGCGCCGAGCCGGTGCTGCCCTCGAGCTTCGCCGTCGGCACCGCCGCACAGGCCAGCCTGGCCGCCTCCGCGCTGGCCGCGGCCGCGCTGTGGCACAGCCGCACCGGCCGCTGGCAGCAGGTCAGCGTCGACATGCGCCATGCCATCACCGAATTCCGCAGCGAGCGCTACCTGCGCGTCGACGGCGGGCCCGCGCCCGAACTGTGGGACAAGATCGCCGGCACCTACCGCTGTGGCGACGGCCGCTGGGTCCGGCTGCACACCAATTTCCCGCATCACCGCGACGGCGTGCTGCGGCTGCTGGGCTGCGCCAACGACAAGGCGGCGGTGCAGGCCGCGCTGGAGAAGTGGGAAGCGGAAGCCTTCGAGACCGCGGCGTCCGACGCCGGCATGGTGGTCGCCGCGATGCGCAGCTTCGACGAGTGGGACTGCCATGCGCAGGCTGCTGCATTGCGCGGGATGCCGCCGGTGACGCTGGAGCGCATCGGCGACGCGCCGCCGCAGCCACTGCCGGCGCCTGCGTCACCTGACGCGCAGCCGCTGTCGGGCGTGCGCGTGCTCGACTTCACCCGCATCATCGCCGGCCCGGTGGCGGGGCGCACCCTCGCCGCGCACGGCGCCGACGTGTTGCTGGTCACCGCCGCGCACCTGCCGTCGATCCCGCCGCTGGTGATCGACACCGGCCGCGGCAAGCGCAGCTGCCAGCTCGACCTGCGCGATCCCGACGACAAGCGCCTGCTGCACAAGCTGTTGCACGGTGCCGATGTCATGGTGCAGGGCTACCGCCCCGGCGCGCTGGCCGAGCTGGGCGCGGGGCCGGAAGCCGCGGCGCGGGCGCATCCGGGCATCGTTTATGTCTCATTGAGCGCGTATGGCCACGTGGGGCCGTGGGCGCACAAACGCGGCTTCGATTCGCTGGTGCAGACCGCGACCGGCTTCAACCATGCCGAAGCCGAGGTCGCCGGCAGCGATATGCCACGGCCGCTGCCGGCACAGGTGCTGGACCATGCCGCGGGCTACCTGCTGGCATTCGGCGCGATGGCGGCGCTGCACCGGCGCGCCATCGAGGGCGGAAGCTGGCATGTGCGCGTATCGCTGGCGCAGGTCGGGCAGTGGCTGCGCGGATTGGGGAGGGTGGCGGACGGCTTGAAGGCGCCCGAGCAGAAGATCGACGACATCGCCGACCTGCTCGAAGCGGTGCTTTCCGGTTTCGGCATGCTGACCACGGTGCGGCACGCGGCGCGGCTGTCGGAAACGCCGGCACGCTGGACGTTGCCGTCCGAGCCGCTCGGCACCCACGCGCCGGAGTGGCTCCCGCGCGCATAG
- a CDS encoding glutaminyl-tRNA synthetase (K01886: QARS, glnS; glutaminyl-tRNA synthetase [EC:6.1.1.18]), with product MSHDNKPTDSTPAASNFLRSIIDQDLAAGTYAGRQDKAGEPLPTVITRFPPEPNGYLHIGHAKSICLNFGLARDYGGRCHLRFDDTNPVKEDTEYVDSIIDAVHWLGFSWDSQGKDGEKHPHLYYASDYFDQLYAFAEKLIERGAAYVDSQSAEQIAANRGNFSEPGKPSPYRERGVEENLQLFRDMRAGKYADGEHVLRAKIDMTAPNIVMRDPVIYRIRHAHHHRTGDKWCIYPMYDFTHCISDAIENITHSLCTLEFENNRPLYDWVLEHLRDCGVFHDPLPHQYEFARLNLTYAITSKRRLKQLVDENRVDGWDDPRMPTLVGVRRRGFTPESIQLFCDRVGVAKADSWIDMSTLEGAVRDDLDGRAARGVAVLDPLRLVIDNYPEGQSEECSAPVHPKKPELGRRVFPLSRELWIEREDFNENPPKGYFRLFPGNKVRLKYGYVIECTGVDKDADGNIIAVHADYLPDTKSGTPGADSVKVKGVIHWVSAAHGYEAEVRLYDRLFNDPNPDAGGKNFLDALNPDSKKVITAYLEPGLREAQPEDRFQFERHGYFVADRNDSQPGKPVFNRIVGLKDSWGK from the coding sequence ATGAGCCACGACAACAAGCCTACCGACAGCACCCCCGCCGCCTCCAACTTCCTGCGGAGCATCATCGACCAGGACCTCGCCGCCGGCACCTACGCCGGCCGCCAGGACAAGGCCGGCGAACCGCTGCCGACCGTGATTACCCGCTTCCCGCCGGAGCCCAACGGCTACCTGCATATCGGCCACGCCAAGAGCATCTGCCTGAACTTCGGGCTGGCGCGCGACTACGGCGGCCGCTGCCACCTGCGCTTTGACGACACCAACCCGGTCAAGGAAGACACCGAATACGTCGATTCGATCATCGACGCCGTGCACTGGCTGGGCTTTTCCTGGGACAGCCAGGGCAAGGACGGCGAAAAGCACCCGCACCTGTACTACGCCAGCGACTACTTCGACCAGCTCTATGCATTTGCCGAGAAGCTGATCGAACGCGGTGCCGCCTACGTCGACAGCCAGAGCGCCGAGCAGATCGCCGCCAATCGCGGCAATTTCTCCGAGCCGGGCAAGCCCTCGCCCTACCGCGAGCGCGGCGTCGAAGAAAACCTGCAACTGTTCCGCGACATGCGCGCCGGCAAGTACGCCGACGGCGAACACGTGCTGCGCGCCAAGATCGACATGACCGCGCCCAACATCGTGATGCGCGACCCGGTGATCTACCGCATCCGCCATGCGCATCACCACCGCACGGGCGACAAGTGGTGCATCTACCCGATGTACGACTTCACCCACTGCATCTCGGACGCGATCGAGAACATCACGCACTCGCTGTGCACGCTGGAGTTCGAGAACAACCGCCCGCTATACGACTGGGTACTGGAGCACCTGCGCGACTGCGGCGTGTTCCATGACCCGCTGCCGCACCAGTACGAGTTCGCGCGCCTGAACCTGACCTACGCCATCACCAGCAAGCGCAGGCTCAAGCAACTGGTCGACGAAAACCGCGTAGACGGCTGGGACGACCCCCGCATGCCTACGCTGGTCGGCGTGCGCCGCCGCGGCTTCACGCCTGAGTCGATCCAGCTGTTCTGCGACCGCGTCGGCGTGGCCAAGGCCGACAGCTGGATCGACATGAGCACGCTCGAAGGCGCGGTGCGCGACGACCTCGACGGCCGTGCCGCGCGCGGCGTGGCCGTGCTGGACCCGCTGCGCCTGGTGATCGACAACTACCCCGAAGGCCAGAGCGAAGAGTGCTCGGCACCGGTGCACCCGAAGAAGCCGGAACTTGGCCGCCGCGTGTTCCCGCTGTCGCGCGAGCTGTGGATCGAGCGCGAGGACTTCAACGAGAATCCGCCCAAGGGCTATTTCCGCCTGTTCCCGGGCAACAAGGTGCGCCTGAAATACGGCTACGTCATCGAGTGCACCGGCGTGGACAAGGACGCTGACGGCAACATCATTGCCGTGCATGCCGACTACTTGCCCGATACCAAGAGCGGCACGCCGGGCGCCGACAGCGTCAAGGTCAAGGGCGTGATCCACTGGGTCAGCGCGGCGCATGGGTATGAGGCCGAGGTACGCCTTTACGACCGCCTGTTCAACGACCCGAATCCGGATGCCGGTGGCAAGAACTTCCTGGATGCACTGAACCCGGATTCCAAGAAGGTGATCACCGCCTACCTGGAGCCGGGCCTGCGCGAGGCGCAGCCGGAAGACCGCTTCCAGTTCGAGCGTCACGGCTACTTCGTCGCCGACCGCAACGATTCGCAGCCGGGCAAGCCGGTCTTCAACCGCATCGTCGGGTTGAAGGACAGCTGGGGCAAGTGA
- a CDS encoding RNA-binding protein (K14761: ybcJ; ribosome-associated protein), whose product MAKSGIQTITFPLEGEFIALNDLLKLAGVCDSGGAGKALVAAGEVSVDGAPESRKTAKIRAGQVVGLAGIEIRVVAA is encoded by the coding sequence ATGGCCAAATCAGGCATACAGACCATTACCTTCCCGCTCGAGGGCGAGTTCATCGCCCTCAATGACCTGCTCAAGCTGGCGGGCGTGTGCGACAGCGGCGGCGCCGGCAAGGCGCTGGTCGCCGCGGGCGAAGTGTCGGTGGACGGCGCGCCAGAATCGCGCAAGACTGCGAAGATTCGCGCCGGGCAGGTGGTGGGCCTGGCGGGCATCGAGATCCGCGTGGTCGCCGCCTGA
- a CDS encoding membrane protein → MPIAFWCVLLAGVLPLATVAIAKASAPGFDNHDPRGWLDRQTGRARRADMAHRNHFEAFPFFAVAVLAASYLQAPQARIDELSVVFIIARILYTVCYLADRATLRTLCWTIGYLSVVGIFLLPVFFY, encoded by the coding sequence ATGCCGATCGCGTTCTGGTGCGTACTGCTGGCCGGCGTGCTGCCGCTGGCGACGGTGGCCATCGCCAAGGCCAGCGCGCCTGGCTTTGACAACCATGACCCGCGCGGTTGGCTGGACCGCCAGACCGGCCGCGCGCGCCGCGCCGACATGGCGCACCGCAACCACTTCGAGGCGTTCCCGTTCTTTGCCGTGGCCGTCCTGGCCGCCAGCTACCTGCAGGCGCCGCAGGCGCGCATCGACGAACTGTCGGTGGTCTTCATCATCGCCCGCATCCTCTACACGGTGTGCTACCTGGCCGACCGCGCCACGCTGCGCACGCTGTGCTGGACCATCGGGTACCTTTCGGTGGTGGGGATCTTCCTGCTGCCGGTCTTCTTCTACTGA
- a CDS encoding signal peptide protein, producing the protein MAVRTLAFVAAMSWALGAHAAPVEYTIDPAHTTVYFAASHFERSSVRGRFGKIDGRIVYDADSGAGAFDVTVDLASVDTGNRTLDGVLRSAQFFDVAQHPLARVRAQRFIVEGGRLVAVEGELTVHGVTQPLRLQAERFRCGEVTLFGVSRQVCGGDFRAEVPRSAFGMTRFLPDVGDTITLQVAVEASPAGSPAQ; encoded by the coding sequence ATGGCCGTACGCACACTGGCCTTTGTCGCCGCCATGTCCTGGGCCCTGGGCGCACACGCCGCGCCGGTCGAATACACCATCGACCCGGCCCACACCACCGTCTACTTCGCCGCCAGCCATTTCGAACGCAGCTCGGTACGCGGGCGCTTCGGCAAGATCGACGGGCGCATCGTCTATGACGCCGACAGCGGTGCCGGCGCGTTCGACGTGACCGTTGACCTGGCCTCGGTCGACACCGGCAACCGCACGCTGGATGGCGTGCTGCGCTCGGCACAATTCTTCGATGTCGCCCAGCATCCGCTGGCACGGGTGCGCGCGCAGCGCTTTATCGTCGAGGGCGGCCGGCTGGTTGCGGTCGAGGGCGAACTGACCGTGCACGGGGTGACGCAGCCGTTGCGGCTGCAGGCCGAGCGCTTCCGCTGCGGCGAGGTCACGCTGTTCGGCGTCAGCCGTCAGGTCTGCGGCGGCGACTTCCGCGCCGAAGTGCCGCGCAGTGCCTTCGGCATGACCCGCTTCCTGCCCGATGTGGGTGACACCATCACGCTGCAAGTGGCGGTCGAGGCATCGCCGGCGGGCAGCCCTGCGCAATAA
- a CDS encoding membrane lipoprotein, whose amino-acid sequence MFEITSGDIVAAALAAAGACLACSIPGDFLRRFPLWAVRTYGRGALLMPFLVMMVGTWLFRLGMAGQMDTPAGQALVVAAAFLATLLLSALLRFYLKEYRKR is encoded by the coding sequence ATGTTCGAGATCACATCCGGCGACATCGTGGCTGCCGCGCTGGCGGCTGCCGGCGCCTGCCTGGCCTGCAGCATCCCTGGTGACTTCCTGCGGCGTTTCCCGCTGTGGGCGGTGCGCACCTACGGCCGCGGCGCGCTGCTGATGCCGTTCCTGGTGATGATGGTCGGCACCTGGCTGTTCCGCCTCGGCATGGCCGGCCAGATGGATACCCCCGCCGGCCAAGCGCTGGTGGTGGCGGCTGCCTTCCTGGCCACGCTGCTGCTGTCGGCGCTGCTGCGCTTCTACCTGAAGGAATACCGCAAGCGCTGA
- a CDS encoding peptidyl-prolyl cis-trans isomerase (K03772: fkpA; FKBP-type peptidyl-prolyl cis-trans isomerase FkpA [EC:5.2.1.8]) has product MQTTPSGLQYEDTTVGSGAEATAGNHVTVHYTGWLYENGQAGRKFDSSKDRNDPFVFPLGAGHVIRGWDEGVQGMKVGGVRRLVIPADLGYGARGAGGVIPPNATLLFEVELLAV; this is encoded by the coding sequence ATGCAAACCACGCCCTCTGGCCTGCAATACGAAGACACCACCGTCGGCTCCGGCGCCGAAGCCACCGCCGGCAATCACGTCACCGTGCACTACACCGGCTGGCTGTACGAGAACGGCCAGGCCGGCCGCAAGTTCGACTCGAGCAAGGACCGCAACGACCCGTTCGTGTTCCCGCTTGGCGCCGGCCATGTGATCCGCGGCTGGGACGAAGGCGTGCAGGGCATGAAGGTCGGCGGCGTGCGCCGCCTGGTGATCCCGGCCGACCTGGGCTACGGTGCGCGCGGCGCCGGCGGCGTGATCCCGCCGAACGCGACGCTGCTGTTTGAAGTGGAATTGCTGGCCGTTTAA
- a CDS encoding gamma-glutamyl cyclotransferase (K07232: chaC; cation transport protein ChaC), producing MSFPPPARGAALIYACTMAITRQDLESDRLRTSLCSTPVASSLLPEDVLEQSLCNTLACRPDDPALGGDVWVFGYGSLIWNPMVVHTDRRRATVHGYHRGFYLYSRINRGTWDNPGLVLGLDRGGCCHGMVFRIPSHVVEQEFRVLWRREMLTGAYHPRWLRIRTDDGPEQRALAFVMNRAHEAYAGRLPDADVVERLRHAAGLYGPAREYLQQTLLGLATNGVDDPYLGRLWRQLQADDAADAERSTHPADCAEAEDVAPPPLPTTSRETV from the coding sequence ATGTCATTTCCCCCACCTGCCCGTGGCGCGGCTTTGATTTATGCTTGCACCATGGCCATCACGCGACAGGACCTCGAATCCGACCGGCTGCGCACCTCGCTGTGCAGTACGCCGGTCGCGTCCTCGCTGCTGCCCGAAGACGTGCTCGAGCAGTCCCTCTGCAACACGCTGGCGTGCCGGCCCGACGATCCCGCTCTCGGCGGCGATGTCTGGGTATTCGGCTATGGCTCCCTGATCTGGAACCCGATGGTGGTGCACACCGACCGCCGGCGCGCGACGGTGCATGGCTATCACCGCGGCTTCTATCTCTACTCCCGCATCAATCGAGGCACCTGGGACAACCCCGGGCTGGTGCTCGGTCTGGACCGCGGCGGCTGCTGCCACGGCATGGTGTTCCGCATCCCCAGCCACGTGGTCGAGCAGGAGTTCCGCGTGCTGTGGCGCCGCGAGATGCTGACCGGCGCCTACCATCCCCGCTGGCTGCGCATCCGCACCGACGACGGTCCCGAGCAGCGCGCCCTCGCCTTCGTCATGAACCGGGCGCACGAGGCCTATGCCGGCCGGCTGCCGGACGCCGACGTGGTCGAACGCCTGCGCCACGCCGCCGGGCTGTACGGCCCGGCGCGCGAATACCTGCAGCAAACCCTGCTTGGCCTGGCCACCAACGGCGTCGACGATCCCTATCTCGGGCGGCTGTGGCGCCAGTTGCAGGCCGACGACGCCGCCGATGCGGAACGCTCGACGCACCCCGCAGACTGCGCCGAGGCCGAGGACGTTGCGCCGCCGCCCTTGCCCACCACGTCACGCGAAACCGTCTGA